ACCGTGGGCGTGGTGTAGTCGAGGTGCGGGTTGAGGTCGTGGATGGAGCGCGACGACGGCCGGCGCGGGTCGACAGACGCCATGAGCACGCGGACGAAGCGGCCGTTGACGTTCGGCTCGAAGCGCACCTCGTTGTGCGCGTCCGTGCCCACCACCGTCACGGAGCCGGACGGGTGCACCGCCAGCGCCATGTTCAGGTTCATCAGCCGCGAGACATAGGAGACGTCCAGCGACGCCGTGTCGATGATGGCCAGGTCGCGGTCCGGCAGGTCCCACCCCACGCGGCGACCGGAGGCGGAGGCGTTCGGGCCGCTCACCAGGTCCGTCCAGTCCCCGCGGTTGTCGTCCATCCAGCGGCCCCGGTCGTCCTTGCGCACGATGAGGCCCACGGGCGGGGGCGGCGGGTTCTCCGGGTTGAGCGCCGGGAAGAAGGTGGTGCCCGCGTTGGGAGGAGGGTTCACGCCGCCGTAGGGGCCGCGCGGGTCGCTCACGACGTTGGGCGGGAACGCGTCCGGAATCGTCAGGCCGCCGCCGAGCAGCGTGGTGCCGTTGCCGGACTCGAAGATGGCCGCGTAGACGAAGCGCCCGTCGGGGCTCACCGCGAGCGCGCGCGGGTCCTCGCCCTTGAGGGTGAGGCGGCGGGGCGCGGCGTCCGGCCGGCGCGGGTCCACCACCAGCACGCGGTTGACCTGCGAGCAGGTGATGAAGGCGCGCTCGGGGCGCCCGGCGAAGACGACGTCCGCGGGCTCGTCGTCCGTATAGACGGTGGCCGTCACCACGCCCCGGCGCAGGTCCACGATGCTGACGCTGTCGGAGATGTGATTCACCACCCACGCCTCGGAGTTGCTCCGAGCCCGCACCGACACCGGGTCCAGGCCCACCGGGATGGAGGACACCAGCCGCGGCCCGTTGCGCTCCGCCACGTCGAAGACCAGCAGCCGGTTGTCCGCCGTGTTCACCGCCAGCAGCAGGTTGCCGTCGGGGGTCAGCTCCAGCGGGTGGACATGGGGGTCTTCCCAGTTCACGAATGTTTCACCCGCGTGAGACATTTTCGGTATCACGACCGAAAGGAAGCACAGCAGCACGACGGCGCGTCGGATGACACCCATAGCGGCGACCTCCACGTCAGGAAGAAGCGGTGCTTCTCACTGTCTTGCATTTATCAACGCGCCCGTTGCAACTCCTTGCGTGTGAAAATCGCAATTCCTACATCCGCCCCCACGGACGATTGCAGTCTCGAAATCAAAGATTCGAGCAGCCTGGAAAACGACCCACGGCGTCACGTCCCGTCACAAAGACAGGCACGCGAATCCTTCAGCCCGGGTCAAACCAGACAAAACCGCCACACCCTAAAATGCGAGCACCACTCAAGGATGTGGCCCGAGCGCGTCCTGGAGGTGATGCACCCTGGAGGGATTTTTCTGTCTCAAGTCCGGGTGCGCGTGACGGACGGCGCCCCTGGCCGCGGGCGGAACACGCGGAAGAGGAGCGCGATGGAGGGCAGCACCACCGCGGCGCCCACCACCAGTGCGCCCAATAACAGACGCTGTGTCGATGGACTCGCGGCGGCTGCCTTCAGCGTGATGTCTGGCACCACGAGATAGGGATACTGCGCGGCTGCCCAACCCAGGACGATGAGTCCGACCTGGACGGCCGCGGCGAGCCGGGCCCAGGCGTAGCGCCGGGTCCAGAGCAGCGCGAAGACGGCCACCGCGGCCAGGGCCGTGCCCAGGTGCAGGGCCACGGCGAAGGGCGAGGCGAGCAGGCCGTGCCAGACGCGGGGCGCCTGGGTGCGCGCCAGCAGCAGCACGACGAGGGCGGCGGCGAAGACGAGCGCGCCCGACCCCAGCGCGCGGCGGCGGAAGTCCTCCTTCAGCTCCGGCGAGGACGCCTCGTGCGTGAGGTACACCGCCGCGAGGAAGGCGAAGAGGGTCAGCGCGAACACGCCCACGGCCCACGCGAAGGGCGACAGCCACGAGGCGAAGAAGCCGCTGACGACCACGCGGCCCTCCACGCGGATGGCGCCGCTGACCACCGCGCCCACGCACATGCCCAGCAGCAGCGGCGCCACCACGCTCGCGCAGCTGAAGACGAGCCCCCACTGGCGTTGCACCGCGTCGCCGCGCAGGTCGTACGCGCGGAAGGTGAAGGCCGCGCCCCGGCAGACGATGCCCACCAGCAGCAGCGTCAGCGGGACGTGCAGCGCCACGCTGAGCGCCGCGAAGGCGCGCGGGAAGCCGGCGAACAGCAGCACCACGCCGACGATGAGCCAGACGTGGTTGACCTCCCAGACGGGGCCCATCGCCTGGGCGATGAGCGCGCGCTGCTCCGCCTTGCGCGGCCCCCGGGCGAGCAGGTCCCAGACGCCCCCGCCGAAGTCCGCGCCTCCGAAGAGCGCGTAGAGCACGAACGTCCCCGCCAGGACGAACCCCAGCAGCGCCTCAGTGGACATGGGCCTCGTCCTTTCCGAAGGGCGGGTGGCCCGCCGCGGGCGTCGGCGCCCCCGGCAGCGTGTCGCGCACCTGGCGCAGGAGCAGGAACAGCACCACCACGCCCAGGAACAGGTACAGCACGGTGAAGGTCCAGAAGGGCGCGGCCAGGTGCGGCACGGGCGTGACGGCCTCCGCGGTGCGCATGACGCCGCGGACGATCCACGGCTGTCGTCCCCATTCGGTGACGAGCCACCCCGCCTCCAGCGCCACCAACCCCAGCGGCCCCGCCCCAAGCCACGCCCCCATCATCCGACGCCCCGTGGGCCATTGCTTGCGCCGCCACCGCAGCGCCAGCGTCACCAGCGACAGCAGCGCCATGAGGCTCCCGGTCCCCACCATGACCTGGAAGGCGACGTGCACCTTGGCCACCGGCGGCCACGTGTCGCGGGGGAACGCGTTCAGCCCCTTCACCTCCGCGTGCGGGTCGCCGAAGGCGAGGATGGACAGGCCATGGGGGATGTCGAGCGCGCCGGACACCGTCCCCGTGTCCACGTCCGGCACACCGCCGATGCGCAGCGGCGCGCCACGCTCCGTCTCGAACTGGCCCTCCATCGCGGCCAGCTTCACCGGCTGCGCCCGCGCCACGTGCTTGGCGGACAGGTCCCCCACCAGCGGCTGGAGCAGCGCGGTGACACACGCCAGCGGCAGCGCCACCGACAGGGCCTTGCGGTGGAAGGTCGCGCCCGGGTGGCGCAGCAGCACGAAGGCGTGGATGCCCGCCATCGCGAAGGCGCTCGCCTGATAGCAGGAGAGCAGCACGTGCGCCGTCTCGTACTGCCAGCCGGCGCTGAACATGGCCACCACCGGCTGGACGTCCACGGGGCCGTCCGGCGTGGCCACGAAGCCCGAGGGCTGGTTCATGAAGACGTTGACCAGCGTGACGAAGAACGCGCTCGCCGCGCCGCTCACCGCCACCATGACGCCGGAGAACAGGTGCATGCCGGGCGACACCCGCTCGCGCCCGTACAGGTAGATGCCCAGGAAGATGGCCTCCGTGAAGAACGCCACCCCCTCCAGGCTGAACGGCAGCCCGATGACCTCGCCGTACTCCCCCATGAAGTCCGGCCACAACAGGCCCAGCTCGAACGACAGCACCGTGCCGCTCACCGCGCCCACCGCGAAGAGGATGGCCGTGCCCTTCGCCAGCTTCAGGCTCAGCTTCCGGTAGTCCGCGTCCCCCGTCCGCCGCGCCTTCAGGTCGCTGAGCACCATCAGGAGCGGCAGCGCCACCCCCGCCGCCGCGAAGACGATGTGGAACGCCAGCGACAACCCCATCTGCGCCCGGGCAAAGAGCAGGTCCGTCATGGACATCAGAACTAATAATGCGCAATTCTCGCGCAATTATTCATTCTACTGAGACAGCGAAGCCTCGCTCGGTCCCCGTCGCGCGGGGACGAGGGTCTGCACGGAGTTCTTCGCCACGGCGGTCGCGAGGGAGGTGGCGAAGATGAGGACGAGCTTGCGGCCCAGCTCGACGCCCATGGGGCGCTGCTCGGCGGTGGAGGCGAGCCGGTCCGGGTGCTCCCAGGCGCGCTGGAGGGCCTTGCGGCGCTTCTTGCGCAGCAGCTGTTCCCGGCGGCGGGAGCGGTAGAGGGCGAGCCCCACGCCCGCGCCCACCAGCACCATGGCCACGGCGCCCGCGGCCACGAGCGCGCCGCGGTGCTGACGGGCCTGGTAGCGCACGTCGAGCATGCGCTCGCGGCGACGGTCCAGCTCCTCCAGCGTCAGCAGCAGCTCATCCCGGATGCGGTCCGCCGTCTGCTCCACCTGCTTCCGGTCGTCCATGCCCCGGGTGATGCGGTGGTCGGCGTGACGCTCGGACGCCACCAGTTCGCTGCCCTCCCGCCCGTTGCCCTTCATTGCAGCGTCTCCCGCGTCATCTGGTAGTCGAGCTTGAGGCGCTCCTGGGTGTGCGCCAGGGGCTTCTTGGGCAGGCGCTTGGCGCCCATGAGGAGCAGGAGCCCCGCGACGACGAGCAGCACCACGCCCACCAGCAGCACGCCCAGGGCGGCGCCGAGCGGCAGGGCCAGGCCCAGGGCGACGAAGAGGACGGCCAGCGAGTCGAGGGCGAGCACGGCGCCGGCGCCGAGCAGGATGCCGGCGGTGCGGGCCGCCTTCAGCTCGTCGCGCAGCTCCTTCTTGGCGTGCAGCACCTCGGCCCGCACGAGCAGCCGCGTCTCGGACAGGGCATGGCGGAACAGCTCCGCGGTGGAGAGCGTCTCCAACTGGCTGCGCTCCAGGCGTTCGGATTCGAGGTCCACGACTCGCGCCTCCCTGGCTCGTGGAGCGGGACTTTGCGGGCGCACGCTCGCGCGGCGGGCCTGCGACCGGTCCGACTCCCTGGGAGACAATGTGCGCAGGGCGGACGGGCAAGAGAAGCCCGGATGGGGAGGGTTGCCCGCCCGGCTGCCTGCCCGGGACGGCCGGGCGGTCAGCGGCGGCGCTGGTGGGCCAGGGCGGTGGCCAGCGTCTCGCGCACCTGCCGGGCGCGGAAGAGGCGGTCCGCGGTGTCCATCAGGTTGTCGACGTACAGCACCTGCTTGCGCAGCCGCGCGGGGAGCGCGCGCGTGCCCAGGTGGGCGCCCACCAGCGCGCCGGTGAGGGCCGCCGCCACGTCCGCCTCGCCGCCGCAGCGCAGCACGAGCGCGACGGCCTCGCGGAAGTCGTGGGGGACCTTGAGCGCGGCGTACAGCGACGTGAGCAGCACCGGCACCACGTGCGCGGGCAGGCCGTCCACGCCCTTGAGTTCGCTGGGGGGCACGCCCACGCGGCGCAGCTGCGTCAGCGCGCGCGTGGTGTCCCACGTCAACAGGCGCGGCAGGTGGCGCACCTCCTCGGCCAGCCCCTTGTCGTGCACGGCCGCCGCCAGCGACAGCTCCTCGCAGAAGGCCGCGGGCGTCAGCGGCTCCTCCTCCATGCCCAGCGCGGCGGCCTGCGCGAAGGCGGCGGCCGCGGCGGCGCAGACGGGGTCCTTGTGCGTGATGACGGTGAGCACGCCCGCGTCGTGCGGCAGGCGCGCGCGGTGGCCGCTCTCGAACAGGCCCACCACCAGCGCGCGGCTGAGCACCGACGGGCACAGCGTGCCCAGGGGCGCGCCCGCGCTCATCCACGGCGCGCCGCCCGCCAGCCGCTGGAGCGATTCGGCGAGGCTGCGCGGCGGCTGGAGGATGATGCCCTCCTGCCACAGCCACGCCAGGTGCGCCGCCGCGCTGCGGCCCTCGACGCGGCCCTCGCGGATGACGCTCTCCGCCGCGGCGAGCAGCAGCTGCGTGTCGTCGCTGAACTGGCCCTTGGCGAACTTGCCGCGCGGACGCGGCGCGAAGTCCTCCGCGAGATTCGGGAGCCGCGCGAGGCTCGCCGGCGGGACGCCGCGCAGCGGGAAGCCGAGCGCGTCTCCGATGGCGAGCCCCACGAACGCCGCATGGAACCTGTCCTGGCGCTCGGCGGAAGTCAGCGGCATGGGTTCGCGGAGATTAACCGAGGCTCAGGGCTGGACGGACAGGGAGAAGCGCGTGATTCGCGTGAAACACGCACGGACCGGAACGAAATGAGCAGCCAGGGGGCTTGACTCGCGCGGCGCGAGTCCACCCGCGCTTCGCGCGTGTGACGCTCCCGACCCATCATCCACCAGGACGCACGCCGTGTTCACCGTCCACCCTCCTTGCCTCGCGCGGGAGCCCTCGCCGCGAGGCGGGGGGGCGGGCTGACTATCGCAACCAGCACGGGCCCGGCAAGCGTCAGCGCCCGCGCGCATTCGCGTACCTGCACGCGTGTCCAACTCCGGAAGCTTGCGCGCGCCGACTCACACGGAGCGCATGGTGCCCGAGGAACGCACAGGTGGCAGTGGCACGCGGGAGTCGGCACACGCGCCGTCACGCGTCAGGCGTCGTCGCGTCCCAGGTTGACGATGGCCTGCAGCCGCGCCACCACCGCCTGGGCGCCCTGGTGCAGGCGGGCGCCGTCCCACAGCGCGGGCGTGGTGTGGCCGCCGCGCCGCCGCCAGTCGCGCTCGGCGTCCTCGAAGGCGACGTTGCGGAAGACGACGCGGTCCTCCAGCGCGTGGTCGACGACGTACAGGCGCGCCACGGCGGAGGGCCGGTCCGCGATGCGGTGGAACAGCTCGTAGGGGGCGACGGGCGCGGGGCGCGTCACGAGGCCGCCGGCAGGAAGAGGTCGGCCAGGTCCTTGCGCGAGCGGCCCATGAGGTCGGCGAGCGTGTAGCGGTCCAGCACGGCGAGGAAGGCCTCGCGCGCGTCGCGCAGCACGCCCTTGAGGCCGCACGCGGGGGCGATGGGGCAGGTGTTGCGCTCCTTGTCGAAGCACTCCACCAGGTCGAAGTCCGGCTCGGCCGCGCGCACCACGCGGCCCACGTGGATGTCGGCGGGCGGGCGCGCCAGCGTCACGCCGCCCGCGCGCCCCGCCCTCACGTCGACGAGGCCCTCGCCCGCGAGCGTCTGCACGACGCGCACGAGGTGGTGCTTGGAGATGCCATAGGCATCCGCCAGCTCCTGCGTGGAGGCGAGCCGGTCGGGGCGGGCGGCGAGGTAGAGCAGGACGCGCAGCGAGTAGTCGGCGTGGAGGGTGAGGTGCACTTTCAGCGGGCTCCGGCGGCCTCCGCCCGGGGAGCGCTCGGCAGGAAGACATCCGCGTGGAGGTCCTTCAGCGAGAGCCCCGCGAGGAAGAGCTTCTTGCGGAGGGATAGCACCAATCCCGAGTCTCCGCAGAGCCACGCCCGGAAGCCGGCCACGCGTGGCAGCTCGGCGCGGAGCAGCACGTCGAGGGCGCCCTCGGCCACGTCCCGCGAGCCGCCCGTCAGCACGCACGGACGGTAGTGGAGCGCGGGGTGGCGTTCGGCCAGGGCCCGCAGCGCGTCCCCCAGGTACAGCCCCTCCGGTGTCCGCGCGCCGTGGAAGAGCCACACCGGGCCGGTGTGCCCCGCCTCCAGCGCGTCGCGGACGATGCCGTACAGGGGCGCGAGCCCCGTCCCCGTCCCCGCCAGCAGCAGCGGCTGTTCGGGGCGACCGGGGACATAGAAGCAGTTGCCCACCGGGCCCTGCACGTGGAGCACGTCCCCCACGCGGGCCTCCCGGGCGAGCCAGCCGCTCATCGCCCCGTCCGGCACCAGGCGCACGTGCAGCTCGAGCAGGTCCTCGCGGGGCAGGCTCGCCAGCGAGTAGCTGCGCGCCAGGCCATCCGCCCGCACGAGGGACACGTACTGCCCCGCGCGGTAGTCCATGGGCGCGTCGGTGGCCAGCCGCACCCGCAGGACGGACGGCGACAACGGCTCCACCGAGACGAGCCGTGCCCGCAGCCGCAGCCCCTCCGCGCTGGCGACCTCCAGCTCCGCCCCCGGCGCGGGCTTGCAGGTGCACGCGAGGAAGTAGCCCTGGGCCCGCAGCGTGTCCTTGAGCCCGGCGCGCGCGGCCTCCGGCACGTCACCGGACACCGCGCGCATCAGACACGACTGGCACGCGCCCGCGCGGCACGAGTGAGGCACGCCCACGCCCTGGCGCAAGAGCCCGTCCAGCACGCTCTCCTCGGGCTCCAGCGGGTACCACCTCGCCTCATGCTTCACCCTGGCCATGGCCGGCTCCGTGTCCTTTCTCCCGCTCAGCGATTCAACACGTCGGCGCGAGCGCTCTCGGCGATGGCCAACACGCGCGCCACCAGCGGCGCGGGAACCCCCAGCTCCTCCAGCGTCGCCTTCAGGTGTCCGGCGACGGCGTCGAAGTGCAGGTCGTTCAGCCCCTGGCGGACCAGGTGCGCGTGGCCCGCGCGCATGTCCTTGCCCGAGTAGCTCGAGGGGCCGCCCGTCACCATGGTCAGGAACGCCTTCTGCTTGGCGGCCTGGCGCTCCATGTCCACGTCCTCGAAGAAGTGGCTGATGCGGTCGTCCTCCAGGACCTTCCGGTAGAAGACATCCACCGCCGCCGCCATCGCCGGCTCGCCACCCATCTGCTCGTAGACGCTCTTCTCCACCGCTGACGTGCTCATCGCGTGCGCGCTCCTCCCGGCCACGGCCGGGGACAAATGATGCATTTGAAATGCATCGTTCAGACCCTAGCGTCAAACATGGGAGGCAAGGCGGGGGAATCGCGCGAATGAGCGGGACTGGGCGCATCCGGCAAGGTTTGCGTCCGCGTCATGTCTCCGCGCGAAAATTGCGCCCCAGCCTGGGGCCGGCGCCGGCGTAGTGGCGGAAGATGTAGAGCAGCGGACTCCAGCGCTCGACGTCCACGTGGTGGGTGCCGGGCACGGTGACGTCGTCGTGCGCGTGGACGCGGGTGACGCGCAGCTCGGCGATGGCGAACGACGGCGCGGGCTCGCCCGGCACCGCTGTCCCCTCGCGCACGTCCAGCAAGACGCACTCCAGTTGCAACGGACACTCGAGGGCGCGAGGCGGCGCGACGGTGTGCGAGGCGCCGGGGGTGAGGCCCGCGCGCTCGAACTTGTGGGCTTCGTGGACGTAGCCCATGGCGCGCTTCGCCTCGGGCACGGGGGAGCGGCCGGTGGTGGGCGCCAGGCGCTCCACCTGGGGCCACAGGTCCGCGGAGGGCAGGTTCACCACGGCCTCGCGCGTGCGCTCCAGATTGGCGAGCCCCTGCCCCAGCCTCCCCAGGCCGAGCACCAGCCGGTCTCCCAGCGCCCACGCGGAGGACAGCGGCGACAGGTTGGGCGTGCCGTCCTCGTTCAGCGTGCTCAGCAGCACCACGGGGGTGCCGAAGTAGAGGATTCGGGGGGTAATCACACGGTGGCTCGGCGGCTGGCTCATGGGCCGCTTCCCTACGCCCCCGGCGCCTGGGATGTTTCGGCGCGCGCCGAAGCGTCCTCGCGCGCGCCGAGCGCAGGCTGTCACCATGCCCCATCCCATCGACCTGGCCCTCATCGCCTCGCTCATCGGCGACCCCGCGCGCGCGGGCATGCTGTCGCGCCTGCTGGAGGGCCCGGCGCGCACGGCGGGCGAGTTGGCGCGCGAGGCCGGCATCTCCCCCCAGACGGCGAGCGGCCACCTTTCGCGGCTGCTCGACGGGGGCCTCCTCCGGGTGGAGGTCCAGGGCCGGCACCGCTACTACCGGCTCGCCAGCGCCGACGTGGCGCGGGCGCTGGAGGCGCTCAACGTGCTGGTGCCCACGCGCCCCGCTTCGGTGGACGTGCCCCAGCCCCTGCGCTTCGCGCGCACGTGCTACGACCACCTCGCGGGCACGCTGGGCGTGGCGCTGGCGGAGGGCCTGGAGCGCCGGGGCTACCTGGAGTCCGTCGAGGACGGCTTCGCGCTCACCCCCACGGGGACGCGCTTCGTGGAGGCGCTGGGCGTGGACGTCCAGGCGCTGACGCGGGGCCGGAGGGCCTTCGCGCGGCGGTGCCTGGACTGGAGCGAGCGGCGCGCCCACGTGGGCGGCGCGCTGGGCGCCGCGCTGACGGAGCGACTGTTCACGCTGCGTTGGATTGCGCGCCGGCCCGAGGGCCGCGGGGTGCGGCTCACCGTCGAGGGCCGGCGGGGATTCGACCGGGAGCTGGGGCTGTCCTGGCCCTGAGGGCCGGACGCCGCGTCAGCCGCGGGCGCCGACGTTCGCCGCGCCGATACGGGCCGCCTCGCGGCGCACCGTGGCCTGCTCGAGGTCGTAGCGGGCGTCCTCGGTGGACAGGCCGCGCAGGCGCTCCTGGGCGTCCGCCATGCGCTTGCGCGCGCCCTCCACGTCGATGCCGGAGACGTGCTCGGCGGCGTCCGCCAGCACCAGCACCTTGTCGTTGGCCACCTCG
The genomic region above belongs to Myxococcus stipitatus and contains:
- a CDS encoding ArsR/SmtB family transcription factor produces the protein MPHPIDLALIASLIGDPARAGMLSRLLEGPARTAGELAREAGISPQTASGHLSRLLDGGLLRVEVQGRHRYYRLASADVARALEALNVLVPTRPASVDVPQPLRFARTCYDHLAGTLGVALAEGLERRGYLESVEDGFALTPTGTRFVEALGVDVQALTRGRRAFARRCLDWSERRAHVGGALGAALTERLFTLRWIARRPEGRGVRLTVEGRRGFDRELGLSWP
- a CDS encoding cytochrome d ubiquinol oxidase subunit II gives rise to the protein MSTEALLGFVLAGTFVLYALFGGADFGGGVWDLLARGPRKAEQRALIAQAMGPVWEVNHVWLIVGVVLLFAGFPRAFAALSVALHVPLTLLLVGIVCRGAAFTFRAYDLRGDAVQRQWGLVFSCASVVAPLLLGMCVGAVVSGAIRVEGRVVVSGFFASWLSPFAWAVGVFALTLFAFLAAVYLTHEASSPELKEDFRRRALGSGALVFAAALVVLLLARTQAPRVWHGLLASPFAVALHLGTALAAVAVFALLWTRRYAWARLAAAVQVGLIVLGWAAAQYPYLVVPDITLKAAAASPSTQRLLLGALVVGAAVVLPSIALLFRVFRPRPGAPSVTRTRT
- a CDS encoding group I truncated hemoglobin translates to MSTSAVEKSVYEQMGGEPAMAAAVDVFYRKVLEDDRISHFFEDVDMERQAAKQKAFLTMVTGGPSSYSGKDMRAGHAHLVRQGLNDLHFDAVAGHLKATLEELGVPAPLVARVLAIAESARADVLNR
- a CDS encoding 2Fe-2S iron-sulfur cluster-binding protein produces the protein MARVKHEARWYPLEPEESVLDGLLRQGVGVPHSCRAGACQSCLMRAVSGDVPEAARAGLKDTLRAQGYFLACTCKPAPGAELEVASAEGLRLRARLVSVEPLSPSVLRVRLATDAPMDYRAGQYVSLVRADGLARSYSLASLPREDLLELHVRLVPDGAMSGWLAREARVGDVLHVQGPVGNCFYVPGRPEQPLLLAGTGTGLAPLYGIVRDALEAGHTGPVWLFHGARTPEGLYLGDALRALAERHPALHYRPCVLTGGSRDVAEGALDVLLRAELPRVAGFRAWLCGDSGLVLSLRKKLFLAGLSLKDLHADVFLPSAPRAEAAGAR
- a CDS encoding ADP-ribosylglycohydrolase family protein codes for the protein MPLTSAERQDRFHAAFVGLAIGDALGFPLRGVPPASLARLPNLAEDFAPRPRGKFAKGQFSDDTQLLLAAAESVIREGRVEGRSAAAHLAWLWQEGIILQPPRSLAESLQRLAGGAPWMSAGAPLGTLCPSVLSRALVVGLFESGHRARLPHDAGVLTVITHKDPVCAAAAAAFAQAAALGMEEEPLTPAAFCEELSLAAAVHDKGLAEEVRHLPRLLTWDTTRALTQLRRVGVPPSELKGVDGLPAHVVPVLLTSLYAALKVPHDFREAVALVLRCGGEADVAAALTGALVGAHLGTRALPARLRKQVLYVDNLMDTADRLFRARQVRETLATALAHQRRR
- a CDS encoding F0F1 ATP synthase subunit epsilon, with product MAKLTVEIVTPEKRILSVQADEAIVPGGKGLFGVRPGHTPFLSLMEPGSLTLVDGGQKDAYFVAGGFVEVANDKVLVLADAAEHVSGIDVEGARKRMADAQERLRGLSTEDARYDLEQATVRREAARIGAANVGARG
- a CDS encoding cytochrome ubiquinol oxidase subunit I; this translates as MTDLLFARAQMGLSLAFHIVFAAAGVALPLLMVLSDLKARRTGDADYRKLSLKLAKGTAILFAVGAVSGTVLSFELGLLWPDFMGEYGEVIGLPFSLEGVAFFTEAIFLGIYLYGRERVSPGMHLFSGVMVAVSGAASAFFVTLVNVFMNQPSGFVATPDGPVDVQPVVAMFSAGWQYETAHVLLSCYQASAFAMAGIHAFVLLRHPGATFHRKALSVALPLACVTALLQPLVGDLSAKHVARAQPVKLAAMEGQFETERGAPLRIGGVPDVDTGTVSGALDIPHGLSILAFGDPHAEVKGLNAFPRDTWPPVAKVHVAFQVMVGTGSLMALLSLVTLALRWRRKQWPTGRRMMGAWLGAGPLGLVALEAGWLVTEWGRQPWIVRGVMRTAEAVTPVPHLAAPFWTFTVLYLFLGVVVLFLLLRQVRDTLPGAPTPAAGHPPFGKDEAHVH
- a CDS encoding phage holin family protein — translated: MDLESERLERSQLETLSTAELFRHALSETRLLVRAEVLHAKKELRDELKAARTAGILLGAGAVLALDSLAVLFVALGLALPLGAALGVLLVGVVLLVVAGLLLLMGAKRLPKKPLAHTQERLKLDYQMTRETLQ
- a CDS encoding flavin reductase family protein, whose product is MSQPPSHRVITPRILYFGTPVVLLSTLNEDGTPNLSPLSSAWALGDRLVLGLGRLGQGLANLERTREAVVNLPSADLWPQVERLAPTTGRSPVPEAKRAMGYVHEAHKFERAGLTPGASHTVAPPRALECPLQLECVLLDVREGTAVPGEPAPSFAIAELRVTRVHAHDDVTVPGTHHVDVERWSPLLYIFRHYAGAGPRLGRNFRAET
- a CDS encoding RrF2 family transcriptional regulator, coding for MHLTLHADYSLRVLLYLAARPDRLASTQELADAYGISKHHLVRVVQTLAGEGLVDVRAGRAGGVTLARPPADIHVGRVVRAAEPDFDLVECFDKERNTCPIAPACGLKGVLRDAREAFLAVLDRYTLADLMGRSRKDLADLFLPAAS